A genome region from Oenanthe melanoleuca isolate GR-GAL-2019-014 chromosome 14, OMel1.0, whole genome shotgun sequence includes the following:
- the LOC130259118 gene encoding nucleoside diphosphate kinase 3-like — protein sequence MICLVLGLFAGLFHTAFSGVNERTFVAIKPDGVQRRLVGEIIRRFERKGLQLVGMKLLQASEELLKEHYISLRDRPFYSRLVKYMSSGPIVAMVWQGLDVVKTVRTMIGETNPAESRPGTIRGDFCVEVGKNVIHGSDSVESARQEISLWFRPEELPCWEDTAAHWIYE from the exons ATGATCTGCCTGGTGCTGGGGCTCTTCGCCGGCCTCTTCCACACTG ccttcaGCGGGGTCAATGAACGAACTTTCGTGGCCATCAAACCGGACGGGGTCCAGCGGCGCCTGGTCGGGGAGATCATCCGGCGCTTCGAGaggaaggggctgcagctggtggggatgaagctgctgcag gcctcggaggagctgctgaaggaacACTACATCTCCCTCCGGGACCGTCCCTTCTACAGCCGCCTGGTGAAGTACATGAGCTCCGGGCCCATCGTGGCCATG GTCTGGCAGGGCCTGGATGTGGTGAAGACAGTTCGCACCATGATCGGGGAGACCAATCCAGCTGAATCCAGGCCTGGTACCATCCGAGGAGACTTCTGTGTTGAAGTTGGCAA gaaCGTGATCCACGGCAGTGACTCTGTGGAGAGTGCCCGGCAGGAGATCTCGCTCTGGTTCCGCCCCGAGGAGCTGCCGTGCTGGGAGGACACAGCTGCACACTGGATCTACGAGTGA